One Onychostoma macrolepis isolate SWU-2019 chromosome 15, ASM1243209v1, whole genome shotgun sequence DNA segment encodes these proteins:
- the or95a1 gene encoding odorant receptor 129-1, with protein sequence MQNLTDLPGNTTSSINLSVIVKVCVVIPFFIAFLFFILLTLYTFASHRQFFDSSRYILFTYMLINDTLQLLSSVSLFLLVMGGVQFAIVFCAPLLFVSTATFLNTPLILSTMSLERYVAIFYPLHRPAIWRPEWIWIIILSLWIISCILPTVDFVLMRLKPDVDVRSTPVLCKTAVLNASPIQALFKVSLNGIFFAVVAVLILFTYIRILLETRQMRQDQVSVRKALHTVLLHGFQLLLSMMAFSLPVAELFLIQRVNMSQADISFIYYFCFILLPRFLSPLIYGLRDESLRSYMKKVMPCYGARIDPHKEVKITK encoded by the coding sequence ATGCAGAATCTGACAGACCTCCCAGGCAACACGACATCCAGCATTAACCTCTCTGTCATTGTGAAGGTGTGTGTGGTGATTCCGTTCTTCATTGCCTTCCTGTTCTTCATCCTCCTGACGCTGTACACCTTTGCATCTCACAGGCAGTTCTTTGACAGCTCCCGTTACATCCTCTTCACCTACATGCTGATCAACGACACTTTACAGCTGCTCTCCTCTGTATCCCTTTTCTTGCTAGTGATGGGTGGTGTGCAATTTGCAATCGTCTTCTGTGCTCCATTGCTGTTTGTGTCCACTGCTACCTTCCTAAACACCCCACTCATACTTTCCACCATGTCACTGGAGCGTTACGTGGCTATTTTCTACCCGCTTCACCGTCCTGCCATTTGGAGACCTGAATGGATTTGGATCATCATTCTAAGCCTCTGGATCATCAGCTGCATTCTGCCCACCGTTGACTTTGTCTTGATGCGGCTCAAGCCGGACGTAGATGTCCGTTCGACCCCTGTGCTCTGCAAAACTGCTGTGCTCAATGCTTCTCCCATTCAGGCTCTGTTCAAAGTGAGCCTCAATGGGATCTTCTTTGCAGTGGTCGCTGTGCTCATCCTCTTCACGTACATTCGGATCCTGCTGGAAACCCGGCAGATGCGGCAGGACCAGGTGTCAGTGAGAAAAGCTCTGCACACAGTGCTGCTTCATGGGTTCCAGCTGCTCCTCAGCATGATGGCCTTCTCCCTGCCTGTCGCAGAACTCTTTCTTATCCAGCGTGTAAACATGTCTCAAGCAGATATATCTTTTATCTATTATTTCTGCTTCATCCTGCTTCCCCGCTTTCTGAGCCCACTCATTTATGGCCTTAGAGATGAGAGCCTCAGAAGCTATATGAAGAAAGTCATGCCTTGTTATGGTGCACGTATTGACCCACATAAAGAAgtcaaaataactaaataa